Proteins encoded within one genomic window of Anopheles gambiae chromosome 3, idAnoGambNW_F1_1, whole genome shotgun sequence:
- the LOC1278098 gene encoding cingulin isoform X2, which produces MGGVQSANDGRETQTSDRESSHMSNHTPPSVPVPDSVAALKTDDELHDATIPPQEQDDPEPVGDDAQRSAHDSDAAAESDDSMTEECQARKMTVELANFRRDLQQKRQLHQSKLVAVKDELEHLRKALAEEKRRNRALIKYVQQQELQLTKHANDGEGAEETPACGAVRREALQIVASGENAPLEPAERVNAEAAEDERHDQSSSAGGQSVERADGERLALKRELAESQHALQCTTGELLELRHELAQLRTQLRAQQDEAEAESSRQCGAARTLKAELAETQFRLQISQAEALSLQTDVDQLRNQVKSLKDVIKAGKEIIAIREDQVEQLKGKLRQIEDTLQERELQIMSDDLRREYDRQLTNIRNLRDLYEERERVSRMERDNLVRQLDLKKNELATEQEKNKNLEALVESLQTDLTRLRTELEQTQDKLAQSQAESKQLQLEMGVVNQFISKFLLGMSRKPTASDINIDKLAAVLEENRDLLIEMTKDEAETIDTGAFLPRALYDLITEVDEANELPPGNDGKEEDGAEASGEDEFTDVQKASPEQIADKLPKVWRVLIELVNHQERAQPVPFVEGGESEECLKSVQTRNGPKTVVSVSKTYIKLKDLILEKKSLKKETNRLRTLNSHLERRLDSQEKRLSAVSLELTKTWHLVGKMQRQHRQLHTQEQILRYHLQQKRRLLSELKEELEYCRLKWSAAREKNIESEGQWKSLKADFAARRKQDSLNNSGESGYSDEQPSDEEDTHVNRKSSLANQQSPGFSGGATTGLESDKWSQMVGRLDKCFVGSSLSNIYHLAVASVLRKVHSESDMKSLENVERANQFCNEKIEDLPIFPFEEDEPGPEEPEEIPVVLRKKRRSASKKGKKRHNDAGQPESAQDMFLRLMNLAAGGQDEVDEDEEDDDADEQDFERTGTGNDDAEGEYSENESASELSEEELECLEMAVMDERAESSVTQERLEGPDASSHSDADRELSSEELFQRKREARLQRMAELNSRLDRYSSPTPTASASEAPVQTESE; this is translated from the exons ATGGGGGGCGTACAGTCGGCCAACGATGGCCGGGAAACTCAAACATCCGACAGGGAGTCTTCGCACATGTCCAATCACACGCCCCCGAGCGTGCCCGTTCCGGACAGTGTGGCCGCACTGAAAACAGATGACGAATTACACGATGCCACAATCCCGCCGCAAGAACAAGATGACCCTGAGCCGGTCGGTGACGATGCACAACGCTCAGCGCACGATAGTGATGCTGCGGCCGAAAGTGACGATAGTATGACGGAAGAATGTCAAGCACGCAAGATGACCGTCGAGTTGGCTAATTTCCGACGTGACCTACAGCAGAAGCGACAGCTGCACCAGTCCAAGCTGGTGGCGGTAAAGGACGAGCTGGAGCATCTGCGCAAAGCGCTGGCAGAGGAGAAGCGACGCAACCGGGCACTAATCAAGTACGTCCAGCAGCAAGAGCTGCAGCTGACAAAGCACGCGAACGACGGAGAGGGCGCTGAAGAAACCCCAGCGTGTGGTGCCGTGAGACGCGAAGCGCTACAGATCGTAGCGAGCGGTGAGAACGCACCGCTGGAACCGGCCGAACGAGTGAACGCGGAAGCTGCGGAGGATGAACGACACGATCAGAGTTCATCGGCCGGCGGACAAAGCGTCGAGCGGGCGGACGGCGAGCGGTTAGCGTTGAAGCGAGAGCTGGCTGAGTCACAGCACGCGCTACAGTGCACCACCGGTGAGCTGCTCGAGCTGCGCCACGAGCTGGCTCAGTTGAGAACGCAGCTTCGCGCGCAACAGGACGAAGCCGAGGCGGAGAGCTCGCGACAGTGCGGCGCAGCACGGACACTGAAAGCGGAACTGGCCGAGACGCAGTTCCGGCTGCAGATATCCCAGGCGGAGGCGCTGTCGCTACAGACCGATGTCGACCAGCTGCGCAATCAGGTGAAATCGCTCAAGGACGTGATCAAGGCGGGAAAGGAGATTATCGCTATTCGGGAGGATCAAGTTGAGCAG CTGAAAGGAAAACTACGCCAGATAGAGGACACACTGCAGGAGCGCGAGCTGCAAATTATGTCCGACGATTTGCGTCGGGAGTATGATCGACAGCTGACAAACATTCGCAACCTAAGAGATCTGTACGAGGAGCGCGAACGTGTCTCGAGAATGGAGCGCGACAATTTGGTCCGCCAGTTGGACCTGAAGAAGAACGAACTAGCGACCGAGCAGGAAAA AAATAAAAACCTGGAAGCGTTGGTGGAAAGTTTGCAGACGGATCTGACCCGGCTACGGACGGAGCTGGAGCAGACGCAGGATAAGTTGGCCCAATCGCAGGCCGAATcgaagcagctgcagctcgaGATGGGAGTTGTAAATCAGTTCATTTCAAAGTTCCTGCTCGGCATGAGCCGCAAACCTACCGCAAGCGACATCAACATCGACAAGCTGGCAGCCGTGCTGGAAGAAAACCGAGATCTGTTAATCGAGATGACTAAGGACGAGGCGGAAACCATCGATACGGGAGCGTTCCTGCCGCGTGCCCTTTACGACCTAATCACGGAAGTGGACGAAGCGAACGAGCTGCCGCCCGGTAACGATGGAAAGGAAGAGGATGGGGCCGAGGCTAGTGGCGAGGACGAGTTCACTGATGTGCAGAAGGCATCGCCGGAACAGATTGCTGACAAGTTGCCAAAAGTCTGGCGGGTGCTGATTGAGCTCGTGAACCATCAGGAACGAGCCCAGCCGGTCCCGTTTGTG GAAGGCGGCGAGAGCGAGGAATGTCTCAAGTCGGTACAGACGCGCAATGGACCGAAAACGGTCGTTAGTGTTAGCAAGACGTACATCAAACTTAAGGATTTAATATTGGAGAAGAAATCGCTCAAGAAGGAAACTAACCGACTGCGGACGTTAAATTCGCATCTCGAGCGAAGGCTCGATTCGCAGGAGAAGCGTCTGAGTGCTGTGAGTTTGGAGCTGACAAAAACATGGCATCTGGTGGGGAAAATGCAA CGCCAGCATCGTCAGCTACACACTCAGGAGCAAATTCTACGCTATCATCTGCAACAAAAGCGCCGACTGCTCAGCGAACTCAAGGAAGAGCTCGAGTACTGTCGTTTGAAGTGGTCGGCTGCGCGTGAGAAAAACATCGAATCCGAGGGCCAATGGAAGTCCCTTAAAGCCGACTTTGCCGCCCGTCGAAAGCAGGACTCGCTCAACAACTCAGGCGAAAGTGGCTACAGCGACGAGCAGCCGTCCGACGAGGAGGATACGCACGTGAATCGGAAGTCAAGTTTGGCTAATCAACAGTCACCCGGCTTCAGTGGAGGAGCGACAACGGGTTTGGAGTCGGACAAATGGAGCCAGATGGTTGGCCGATTGGATAAGTGTTTTGTTGGGAGCTCTCTGTCCAATATCTACCATCTCGCCGTGGCAAGCGTGCTGCGAAAGGTGCACAGCGAGTCGGACATGAAATCGCTCGAGAATGTCGAACGGGCGAACCAATTCTGCAATGAAAAGATCGAAGATTTACCCATCTTTCCGTTCGAGGAAGACGAGCCGGGCCCTGAGGAGCCGGAAGAGATTCCTGTGGTGCTGCGAAAGAAGCGTCGGTCGGCCTCCAAAAAGGGCAAGAAAAGGCACAATGATGCGGGTCAGCCGGAATCGGCACAGGATATGTTTCTTCGTTTGATGAACCTTGCCGCGGGTGGCCAGGACGAGGTGgatgaggacgaggaggacgatgatGCCGACGAGCAGGACTTTGAGCGTACCGGAACAGGGAATGACGATGCCGAGGGCGAGTACAGCGAGAACGAAAGCGCCAGTGAGCTGAGCGAGGAGGAGCTGGAATGTTTGGAGATGGCAGTAATGGACGAACGTGCCGAATCCTCGGTTACGCAGGAACGCCTCGAAGGCCCGGATGCCTCGTCACACTCTGACGCGGATCGGGAGCTGTCGAGTGAGGAACTATTCCAACGGAAACGGGAAGCACGTTTGCAAAGAATGGCCGAGCTCAATTCCAGGTTGGACCGCTACTCGTCACCAACACCTACGGCATCCGCTTCGGAGGCTCCAGTTCAAACGGAGAGTG